A window of Scophthalmus maximus strain ysfricsl-2021 chromosome 10, ASM2237912v1, whole genome shotgun sequence contains these coding sequences:
- the nkx2.3 gene encoding homeobox protein Nkx-2.3 — MLPSPVTASSTTPFSVKDILKLELQQQSQQHQLQFVSCFGLSGALSQPHNKPPRSHSPPSCMLAGRDSPSPISSGLSESEERISYLNSMPAPDRLVGSGLQVEMFGMPQQNLSADLRLETEQEEHDSNSCGVSRGECEDPESEKPATKQQRTRRKPRVLFSQAQVFELERRFKQQRYLSAPEREHLASSLKLTSTQVKIWFQNRRYKCKRQRQDKTLEMAGHHHHHHHHHPPPPRRVAVPVLVRDGRPCLAGSQNYNASYTVAAPSPYSYSYPAYNSSVYTNTYSCTYSSLPALPPSNTAANAFMNMNLGNLGAQTQSQAPQGPVVTPCQGTLQGIRAW; from the exons ATGCTTCCCAGTCCGGTCACAGCTTCTTCCACCACGCCTTTTTCTGTGAAGGACATTCTGAagttagagctgcagcagcaatcTCAGCAGCACCAGCTCCAGTTCGTCTCGTGCTTCGGTCTCTCCGGCGCGCTGTCACAGCCGCACAACAAACCCCCGCGCTCCCACTCGCCGCCCTCCTGCATGTTGGCCGGCAGGGACAGTCCAAGTCCCATCAGCTCCGGCCTCTCGGAGAGCGAGGAGAGGATATCGTACCTCAACTCCATGCCGGCACCGGACCGGCTGGTGGGGTCCGGTCTGCAGGTCGAGATGTTCGGCATGCCGCAGCAGAACCTCTCTGCGGACCTGAGGCTGGAGACCGAGCAGGAGGAGCACGACAGCA ACAGCTGCGGCGTGTCGCGGGGCGAGTGTGAGGATCCAGAGTCGGAGAAGCCCGCCACCAAGCAGCAGAGGACCCGGAGGAAACCCCGCGTCCTCTTCTCCCAGGCGCAGGTGTTCGAGCTGGAGCGGCGCTTCAAGCAGCAGCGGTACCTGTCCGCGCCGGAGAGGGAGCACCTGGCGAGCTCCCTGAAGCTCACCTCCACCCAGGTcaagatctggttccagaaccggaGGTACAAATGTAAGAGGCAGCGGCAGGACAAGACCCTGGAGATGGCGggtcaccaccatcaccaccaccaccaccacccgccgCCGCCCAGGAGGGTGGCTGTGCCGGTGCTGGTCCGGGACGGGAGGCCTTGTCTCGCTGGATCCCAGAACTATAACGCCTCCTACACGGTCGCAGCTCCAAGCCCCTACAGCTACAGTTACCCAGCCTACAACAGCTCGGTGTATACCAACACCTACTCGTGTACGTATTCTAGTTTACCTGCCCTGCCGCCCAGCAACACGGCCGCTAACGCTTTTATGAACATGAATTTGGGAAACCTCGGTGCACAGACGCAAAGCCAGGCGCCCCAGGGACCGGTGGTCACACCCTGCCAAGGAACTCTGCAGGGCATACGGGCCTGGTAG
- the nkx3.3 gene encoding NK3 homeobox 3 has translation MTLSFSPFSIKAILTGRDSRGKPRAKSTEDFCATKRNICSAQNGTRLPGPCHQGAEESRVQPERLHPGLRLCFGELRSEDTGEQRELTQGVAADQQSRCMDLDNPRRREAGAAEVGCRHGGETVGRSADERQSRPGTKKRSRAAFSHAQVYELERRFDAQRYLSGPERADLAAALKLSETQVKIWFQNRRYKTKRRQVAAELAACGSPKKVAVKVLVRDSQKQCLHASGVHIPMTVPLYRAHQHYPYLHYYCQPWNTNNWMP, from the exons ATGACATTGAGTTTTTCGCCCTTCTCCATCAAAGCCATCCTCACCGGACGTGATTCCCGGGGAAAGCCGAGAGCCAAGAGCACAGAGGACTTCTGCGCCACAAAGCGCAACATCTGTTCAGCGCAAAATGGCACCAGATTACCTGGTCCGTGTCACCAAGGCGCGGAGGAGAGCCGCGTCCAGCCGGAGAGACTTCATCCTGGTCTCAGGCTGTGTTTTGGAGAGCTCCGATCTGAGGAcacaggagagcagagggagctCACACAAG GCGTTGCTGCAGACCAGCAGTCGCGCTGCATGGACCTGGACAACCCACGGAGAAGGGAGGCGGGGGCGGCAGAGGTTGGATGTCGCCACGGCGGGGAGACGGTGGGCCGCTCAGCCGACGAGCGACAGTCCAGGCCCGGCACGAAGAAGCGCTCCAGAGCGGCCTTCTCTCACGCACAGGTCTACGAGCTGGAGCGCCGCTTCGACGCGCAGCGGTACCTCTCGGGGCCCGAGCGCGCCGACCTGGCCGCGGCTCTGAAACTCAGCGAGACGCAGGTCaaaatctggttccagaaccggaGGTACAAAACCAAGCGGCGCCAGGTGGCCGCCGAGCTGGCGGCGTGCGGCTCGCCTAAGAAAGTGGCAGTCAAGGTGCTGGTGAGGGACAGCCAGAAGCAGTGCCTCCACGCCAGTGGAGTGCACATCCCGATGACTGTGCCACTGTACCGGGCCCACCAGCACTACCCCTACCTGCACTACTACTGCCAGCCCTGGAACACGAACAACTGGATGCCGTGA